The Novosphingobium terrae genome has a window encoding:
- a CDS encoding protein-L-isoaspartate O-methyltransferase family protein yields MTTTQYTTAVAAVSGAAPGSARRAMIDSQLRTSGVNEPYVLGAMARVAREDFVPEALRDAAYIDRALPLGNGRFLPAPTVHGKMLAAAAPKEDDNVLIVSNGSNYFAEVMRPLVGKLTIVDAAEIDNGLPNSPYSLIVIDGAIEALPEALTLALSAGGRIITGQVNKVMTRIVRGTKHAEAVAFDPVADDNVPLLPEFAAPKRWSF; encoded by the coding sequence ATGACCACCACGCAATACACCACCGCCGTTGCCGCTGTGTCGGGTGCCGCGCCAGGCTCGGCCCGCCGCGCCATGATCGACAGCCAGCTGCGCACCAGCGGGGTGAACGAACCCTATGTGCTGGGCGCCATGGCCCGCGTCGCCCGCGAGGATTTCGTGCCCGAGGCTCTGCGTGACGCCGCCTACATCGACCGCGCCCTGCCGCTGGGCAATGGCCGTTTCCTGCCCGCGCCCACCGTGCACGGCAAGATGCTGGCCGCCGCCGCGCCCAAGGAAGACGACAACGTTCTGATCGTCAGCAACGGCAGCAACTATTTCGCCGAGGTGATGCGCCCGCTGGTCGGCAAGCTGACCATCGTCGACGCCGCCGAGATCGACAATGGCCTGCCCAATTCGCCCTATTCGCTGATCGTGATCGACGGCGCCATCGAGGCCCTGCCCGAGGCGCTGACTCTGGCGCTGAGCGCCGGTGGCCGCATCATCACGGGTCAGGTCAACAAGGTGATGACGCGCATCGTGCGCGGCACCAAGCATGCCGAAGCCGTGGCCTTCGACCCGGTGGCGGACGACAATGTTCCGCTGCTGCCCGAATTTGCCGCGCCCAAACGCTGGAGTTTCTGA
- a CDS encoding metallophosphoesterase family protein, which translates to MATLFHISDIHFGAQDSHALDWFARSVREQRPDAVICTGDLTMRGTPREFEAAVAWLSALEAPVSIEPGNHDMPYYWEMWHRLRRPFERFKAAQAQAQRVVAVPGVTVVSLSTIVPAQWRLNWSKGFVTQPVLTRSLEDLNAAPAGLKLVACHHPLIDADTHGSGQTRGGKAALAQLAAAGADAVLSGHVHDPFDMTVDAGGRPIRIIGAGTLSERVRATPPSYNRLEWTPDDGLQVQVVTAS; encoded by the coding sequence ATGGCCACGCTTTTCCATATCAGCGACATTCATTTCGGGGCGCAGGATAGCCATGCGCTTGACTGGTTCGCCCGCTCCGTGCGCGAGCAGCGCCCCGATGCGGTGATCTGCACCGGAGACCTCACCATGCGCGGCACCCCGCGCGAGTTCGAGGCGGCGGTGGCCTGGCTCTCAGCGCTGGAGGCCCCGGTCAGCATCGAGCCGGGCAACCATGACATGCCCTATTACTGGGAGATGTGGCACCGCCTGCGCCGCCCTTTCGAGCGTTTTAAAGCGGCTCAGGCACAGGCCCAGCGTGTGGTGGCCGTGCCGGGCGTGACGGTGGTGTCGCTGTCCACCATCGTGCCCGCGCAATGGCGGCTGAACTGGTCCAAGGGCTTTGTGACTCAGCCGGTGCTGACGCGCTCTCTGGAGGATTTGAATGCGGCTCCGGCGGGGCTGAAGTTGGTGGCTTGCCATCACCCGCTGATCGATGCCGATACGCATGGCTCGGGCCAGACGCGCGGCGGCAAGGCGGCTCTGGCGCAACTGGCGGCGGCGGGGGCCGATGCGGTGCTTTCGGGCCATGTGCATGACCCGTTCGACATGACCGTCGATGCTGGAGGGCGCCCCATCCGCATCATCGGCGCGGGCACGCTGTCCGAACGGGTGCGCGCCACGCCGCCCAGCTATAACCGGCTGGAGTGGACTCCTGACGATGGCCTGCAGGTGCAGGTGGTCACCGCAAGCTGA
- a CDS encoding fumarate hydratase, producing MADMVTIREDDLIESVADALQYISYYHPMDYIRALGDAYEVEQGPAAKDAIAQILTNSRMCAEGHRPICQDTGIVNVFIQWGQNCRLESEKSLQDVVDEGVRRAYNNPDNKLRASVLADPAFTRRNTRDNTPCVLHVDMVPGSKIHIDVAAKGGGSENKSKFKMMNPSDSIVDWVIEMLPQMGAGWCPPGMLGIGIGGTAEHCVLLAKKALMEQIDMAQLKERGPQNDLEALRIEIFDKVNALGIGAQGLGGLATILDVKIMDAPCHAAGKPVAMIPNCAATRHAHFTLDGSGPSFLETPKLEEWPQVHWTPSAEAKRVNLDTLTAEEVQGWKQGDRLLLNGKMLTGRDAAHKRIKDMLAKGETLPVDFTGRVIYYVGPVDPVRDEVVGPAGPTTATRMDSFSDQMLDLGLLASIGKSERGPAATQSIANHKSAYLMAVGGAAYLVSRAIKESRVVAFEDLGMEAIYEFTVQDMPVTVAVDSEGNNVHKLAPPVWKDKIAKEGLLV from the coding sequence ATGGCCGATATGGTGACCATTCGCGAAGACGATCTGATCGAGAGCGTGGCCGACGCGCTGCAATATATCTCCTATTATCACCCGATGGATTACATCCGCGCGCTGGGTGACGCCTATGAGGTGGAGCAGGGCCCGGCGGCCAAGGATGCCATCGCGCAGATCCTGACCAACAGCCGCATGTGCGCCGAAGGCCACCGCCCGATCTGCCAGGACACCGGCATCGTCAACGTCTTCATCCAGTGGGGCCAGAACTGCCGTCTTGAATCCGAGAAGTCGCTGCAGGACGTGGTGGATGAGGGCGTGCGCCGCGCCTACAACAACCCCGACAACAAGCTGCGCGCCTCGGTGCTGGCTGATCCGGCCTTCACCCGCCGCAACACGCGCGACAATACCCCGTGTGTTTTGCATGTCGATATGGTGCCGGGTTCGAAGATTCACATCGATGTCGCGGCCAAGGGCGGCGGCAGCGAGAACAAGTCGAAGTTCAAGATGATGAATCCCAGCGATTCGATCGTCGATTGGGTGATCGAGATGCTGCCCCAGATGGGCGCCGGCTGGTGCCCCCCCGGCATGCTGGGCATCGGCATCGGCGGCACGGCGGAGCATTGCGTCCTCCTCGCCAAGAAGGCGTTGATGGAGCAGATCGACATGGCCCAGCTGAAAGAGCGCGGCCCTCAGAACGATCTGGAAGCGCTGCGCATCGAGATCTTCGACAAGGTCAATGCTCTGGGCATCGGTGCGCAGGGTCTGGGCGGTCTGGCCACGATCCTCGATGTGAAGATCATGGACGCCCCCTGCCACGCCGCGGGCAAGCCGGTGGCGATGATCCCCAATTGCGCCGCCACGCGCCACGCGCATTTCACGCTGGACGGCAGCGGGCCTTCGTTCCTCGAAACGCCCAAGCTGGAGGAATGGCCGCAGGTGCACTGGACCCCCAGCGCCGAGGCCAAGCGCGTCAATCTCGACACGCTGACCGCCGAGGAGGTTCAGGGCTGGAAGCAGGGCGACCGTCTGCTGCTCAACGGCAAGATGCTGACCGGCCGCGATGCCGCTCACAAGCGCATCAAGGACATGCTGGCCAAGGGCGAGACTCTGCCTGTCGATTTCACCGGTCGCGTGATCTATTACGTCGGCCCGGTCGATCCGGTGCGTGACGAGGTTGTCGGCCCCGCCGGCCCCACCACCGCCACCCGCATGGACAGCTTCAGCGACCAGATGCTCGACCTCGGCCTGCTGGCCAGCATCGGCAAGTCCGAGCGTGGCCCTGCCGCCACCCAGTCCATCGCCAACCACAAGAGCGCCTATCTGATGGCGGTGGGCGGCGCGGCCTATCTGGTGTCGCGTGCGATCAAGGAATCGCGCGTCGTGGCCTTTGAGGATCTGGGCATGGAGGCGATCTATGAGTTCACCGTGCAGGATATGCCGGTGACCGTGGCCGTCGATTCCGAGGGCAACAACGTCCACAAGCTGGCCCCGCCGGTGTGGAAGGACAAGATCGCCAAGGAAGGCCTGCTGGTCTGA
- a CDS encoding TolC family outer membrane protein: MTGRERVSRLLAGWLTIGALFPASPAAADDLRGALGAAYRSNPTLAAARAGQRATDESVPIARADGLPSLITTVTETEFVRQSPVSGTDLPRMLGASTTLNVPIYSGGGVRHAISAAKIRVGAGKDDLRSTEGTIFAQAVAAYLDVMRTEAIVRLNKAQVQTLEFDLSMTSDRFQIGDLTRTDVAQSQSRLAVARGNLRTAEANLVSARETYIQVIGEPAGVLESPPPLPDLPATVEEAVGYALDNNPDLSASRQRVKAAGHDVSSAKASRLPTVSLFADGNYTDYLNSLSYIGFVSGSVPQRYTAADVGVRATIPLFQGGRPAAQVRQAQAREDQAAETAIGTERQVIANARSAWATWAAANDVITSSQTAVDAAQLSLEGVRAENTVGNRTVLDILNAEQELVNAQVTLVTARRNAYVAGFNLLVTMGRAQARDLGFDKDAIYDPDAHYKRVKGTLWDWATDPKMGPTATRTVDTPAQTGSIP; this comes from the coding sequence GTGACGGGAAGAGAGCGCGTATCACGACTGCTGGCCGGTTGGCTCACCATCGGCGCTCTCTTCCCGGCCTCCCCTGCGGCGGCTGACGATTTGCGCGGCGCGCTGGGCGCCGCCTATCGCAGCAACCCCACGCTTGCCGCCGCCCGCGCCGGGCAGCGCGCCACCGATGAGTCCGTGCCGATCGCCCGTGCCGACGGGTTGCCCAGCCTGATCACCACCGTCACTGAAACCGAATTCGTCCGCCAGAGCCCGGTCTCGGGCACCGATCTGCCGCGCATGCTGGGGGCCAGCACCACGCTGAATGTGCCGATCTATTCCGGCGGCGGCGTGCGCCATGCGATTTCGGCGGCGAAAATCCGCGTCGGCGCCGGCAAGGACGATCTGCGCTCCACCGAGGGCACCATTTTTGCGCAGGCCGTGGCCGCCTATCTCGATGTGATGCGTACCGAAGCCATCGTGCGGCTGAACAAGGCGCAGGTGCAGACTCTTGAATTCGACCTGTCGATGACCTCGGACCGGTTCCAGATCGGCGATCTCACCCGCACCGATGTCGCCCAGTCACAGAGCCGTCTGGCCGTGGCGCGCGGCAATCTGCGCACTGCAGAGGCCAATCTGGTCTCCGCGCGCGAGACCTATATTCAGGTGATCGGTGAGCCTGCGGGCGTGCTGGAATCGCCCCCGCCCCTGCCCGATCTGCCCGCCACGGTGGAAGAGGCCGTGGGCTACGCGCTGGACAACAATCCTGATCTTTCCGCCTCGCGCCAGCGGGTGAAGGCGGCGGGGCATGATGTGTCCTCCGCCAAGGCCAGTCGCCTGCCGACGGTCAGCCTTTTCGCCGATGGCAATTATACCGATTATCTCAATTCGCTGAGCTACATCGGCTTCGTCTCGGGCAGCGTGCCACAGCGCTACACCGCCGCCGATGTCGGCGTGCGGGCAACGATTCCGCTGTTTCAGGGCGGCCGCCCCGCCGCGCAGGTGAGACAGGCGCAGGCGCGCGAGGATCAGGCAGCGGAAACCGCCATCGGCACCGAGCGGCAGGTGATCGCCAATGCCCGCTCGGCCTGGGCGACATGGGCCGCGGCCAATGATGTGATCACCAGCAGCCAGACCGCCGTGGATGCCGCGCAGCTCAGCCTTGAGGGCGTGCGCGCGGAAAACACCGTGGGCAACCGCACCGTGCTCGACATCCTCAATGCCGAGCAGGAGCTGGTCAATGCGCAGGTGACTCTGGTGACGGCCCGGCGCAACGCCTATGTCGCGGGGTTCAATCTGCTGGTGACGATGGGCCGGGCGCAGGCGCGCGATCTGGGCTTTGACAAGGATGCGATCTACGATCCCGACGCCCATTACAAGCGCGTGAAGGGCACGCTGTGGGATTGGGCGACAGACCCCAAAATGGGGCCAACCGCCACCCGCACCGTTGACACACCGGCCCAGACCGGCTCAATTCCGTGA